A stretch of Rhizobium sp. TH2 DNA encodes these proteins:
- a CDS encoding bifunctional diguanylate cyclase/phosphodiesterase: protein MDAQSARPEDHDHYARLRAAQAESVLGNIALTLASNIFVAVTTTGIIWSSTEDASILSWLALVISLSAARFMVLERIMRLGLHQTRPDAVLKFLTVAALVSGISWMPLPLLFAASDGDYIVFVMAGTATGAIIQSLSYWRSAIAFGAPVMGATLVSMLMESSTVSNYLLALNVALLTLMLFRASVLSERAFVRSQNVAMRTTQLAQSLAVANTEINKSSHRLEHLANTDVLTGLANRAVFNRRMEALFYEGGRERREIALLLIDLDKFKTINDTRGHHAGDTVLKAAATRLAALCASGDLPIRLGGDEFAVILSGRNAAARADDLARRFIDAAAEPVSFGGTEIPIGASIGIACAPDHAADEDELYACADLALYCAKIEGRRRLKLFDGGLKGQLDYQRAIDRDLGAALAQGGLDVHFQPQVDMACGRVTGFEALVRWWHPDIGAISPPDIVSAATKLQLSERLTAYVAECACRFIRTLDRAGHADAVVSINMSPSEFDLYSPALMLGELARRHGINPNRIEVEITEEAILDPQKVETAFFELRRAGFRLAVDDFGMGHSSLAHLISLKIDRLKVDRHFVTGISASAHNQALVAALVSVSRSLDMELVVEGVETAADAETLRMLGCRIGQGWLYGKAMPEAEVLTWLNRHHSRVKAVA from the coding sequence ATGGACGCGCAAAGCGCAAGACCTGAAGACCATGACCACTACGCCCGCCTGCGCGCCGCGCAGGCCGAGAGCGTTCTGGGCAATATCGCGCTGACATTGGCGTCGAATATCTTCGTTGCCGTGACCACCACGGGGATAATCTGGTCGAGCACCGAGGATGCTTCGATCCTGTCCTGGCTCGCCCTCGTGATTTCGCTGAGTGCCGCGCGCTTCATGGTGCTCGAGCGCATCATGCGCCTCGGGCTGCATCAGACCCGGCCCGATGCCGTGCTGAAATTCCTGACGGTCGCTGCCCTAGTCAGCGGCATTTCCTGGATGCCATTGCCGCTTCTCTTTGCGGCATCGGACGGCGACTATATCGTTTTCGTCATGGCCGGGACCGCCACGGGCGCGATCATACAAAGCCTCTCCTATTGGCGCAGCGCCATCGCTTTCGGAGCGCCTGTCATGGGCGCCACGCTCGTTTCGATGCTGATGGAGAGCAGCACCGTCAGCAATTATCTGCTCGCCCTGAACGTGGCCTTGCTGACATTGATGCTGTTCCGGGCAAGCGTGCTCAGCGAGCGCGCTTTCGTGCGGAGCCAGAATGTCGCGATGCGGACCACGCAACTGGCCCAGTCGCTGGCGGTGGCCAACACCGAGATCAACAAGTCGAGCCATCGGCTGGAGCATCTGGCCAATACCGACGTGCTGACGGGGCTCGCCAACCGGGCGGTGTTCAACCGTCGCATGGAAGCGTTGTTCTACGAGGGCGGGCGGGAGCGCCGTGAGATTGCCCTGCTGCTGATTGATCTCGACAAGTTCAAGACAATCAACGACACGAGGGGACACCATGCGGGCGACACGGTGCTGAAAGCCGCCGCCACCCGGCTTGCGGCGCTTTGTGCGTCTGGGGACCTACCGATCCGGCTCGGCGGCGACGAATTCGCTGTGATCCTGTCAGGCCGGAACGCGGCAGCACGCGCAGACGATCTCGCGCGCCGGTTTATCGATGCCGCGGCGGAGCCCGTCTCGTTCGGCGGGACGGAGATCCCGATCGGTGCCTCGATCGGCATCGCCTGCGCACCGGATCACGCCGCCGATGAGGATGAGCTTTACGCCTGTGCCGATCTTGCGCTCTACTGCGCCAAGATCGAGGGGCGGCGTCGCTTGAAACTGTTCGATGGTGGCCTGAAGGGGCAGCTGGATTACCAGAGAGCGATCGACCGCGACCTTGGCGCGGCTTTGGCACAAGGCGGTCTCGATGTCCATTTCCAGCCGCAGGTCGATATGGCATGCGGCCGCGTCACCGGTTTCGAGGCACTCGTGCGCTGGTGGCATCCGGATATCGGCGCGATATCGCCACCAGACATCGTGTCAGCCGCGACCAAGTTGCAACTTTCCGAGAGGCTGACCGCCTATGTAGCGGAATGCGCCTGCCGGTTTATCCGGACGCTGGACAGGGCCGGCCACGCCGACGCTGTCGTCTCGATCAATATGTCACCGAGCGAATTCGATCTCTATTCGCCGGCGCTGATGCTGGGCGAGCTGGCAAGGCGCCACGGGATCAATCCCAACCGGATCGAGGTGGAGATCACCGAAGAGGCGATCCTCGATCCGCAAAAGGTCGAGACGGCGTTCTTCGAACTCCGGCGCGCGGGCTTCCGGCTCGCCGTCGATGATTTCGGCATGGGACATTCCTCGCTCGCCCACCTGATCAGCCTGAAGATCGACCGACTGAAGGTCGATCGCCACTTCGTGACCGGCATTTCGGCGAGCGCGCACAATCAGGCGCTGGTGGCAGCACTTGTCAGTGTCAGCCGCTCGCTCGATATGGAACTCGTGGTGGAAGGCGTGGAAACCGCAGCCGACGCCGAGACGCTAAGGATGCTGGGCTGCCGGATCGGTCAGGGCTGGCTCTATGGCAAGGCCATGCCCGAAGCGGAGGTGCTGACCTGGCTCAACCGGCATCATTCCAGGGTGAAAGCGGTGGCTTAG
- a CDS encoding DMT family protein has translation MFTAAKLLPITPIVMLVASNVFMTFAWYGHLKHKGTAIFLAILASWGIAFFEYCLAVPANRMGSAYYSTAQLKTIQEVVTLGVFAIFSVFWLKEAITINHVIGFALIALGASFIFRS, from the coding sequence ATGTTCACCGCCGCCAAGCTTCTTCCGATCACCCCCATCGTCATGCTCGTCGCCTCGAACGTCTTCATGACGTTTGCCTGGTACGGCCATCTCAAGCACAAGGGCACGGCCATTTTCCTCGCCATCCTGGCGAGTTGGGGCATTGCATTCTTCGAATATTGCCTCGCCGTCCCCGCCAATCGCATGGGCAGTGCCTATTATTCCACAGCCCAGCTCAAGACCATCCAGGAGGTCGTCACGCTCGGCGTCTTCGCGATCTTCTCGGTCTTCTGGCTGAAGGAAGCGATCACGATCAATCACGTGATCGGCTTTGCCTTGATCGCGCTGGGTGCATCCTTCATATTCCGTTCATAA
- a CDS encoding acyl-CoA thioesterase — protein sequence MQKKTGPGGELTLRTLAMPGDANAAGDIFGGWVMAQMDLAAGIRAAEIAHGRVVTVAVKEMVFEMPVKIGDTLCIYTNLERIGRSSIRLIIEVWAQRYLTPHMDKVTAATFVMVALDKEGNPTAVKTG from the coding sequence ATGCAGAAAAAGACCGGCCCGGGCGGAGAACTGACGCTCAGGACACTCGCCATGCCTGGCGACGCCAATGCCGCTGGCGATATTTTCGGCGGCTGGGTCATGGCGCAGATGGACCTCGCCGCTGGTATCCGTGCCGCCGAGATCGCCCATGGCCGCGTGGTCACCGTAGCGGTCAAGGAGATGGTCTTCGAGATGCCGGTCAAGATTGGCGACACGCTCTGCATCTACACCAATCTCGAACGGATCGGCCGGTCGTCGATCAGGCTGATCATCGAGGTCTGGGCGCAACGCTACCTGACGCCACACATGGACAAGGTCACGGCTGCGACGTTCGTGATGGTGGCTCTGGACAAGGAAGGGAATCCAACGGCGGTGAAGACCGGATAA
- a CDS encoding PAAR domain-containing protein codes for MTIFLLAALAPALTQAQDLPGCALTGSSTVMIGGKPALRLSDVVNCPPDTYEIISSVKIDGQPMVHFKPIHFGKTRCAVMGDPSVTAENKPVQSLGEVHCSVN; via the coding sequence ATGACCATTTTCCTCCTCGCAGCTCTCGCGCCTGCACTGACCCAGGCGCAGGATCTTCCGGGCTGCGCGCTGACCGGCAGCAGCACCGTGATGATCGGTGGCAAGCCGGCGTTACGCCTTTCCGATGTCGTCAATTGCCCGCCCGACACCTACGAGATCATATCCTCCGTCAAGATAGACGGCCAGCCGATGGTGCATTTCAAGCCCATTCATTTCGGCAAGACACGCTGCGCCGTGATGGGCGATCCGTCGGTCACGGCTGAAAACAAGCCCGTGCAGTCGCTCGGCGAAGTCCACTGTTCAGTCAATTGA
- a CDS encoding DUF1800 family protein, with protein sequence MTLSKPAMSAIRFGYGIRPGEPVPDGADALLAQIARGQKETLRFPEEGIKGRWETIGDYQDQMADIPRDREARRLAVRPLRKQVFNLCGRDQHARVAQSVFSPNGFYERLATFWFDHFSVSVRKRRPMYLYTSLYEAEAIRPHLAGTFTDLLRHTITHPAMLTYLDQVKSVGPNSRRGQNSERGLNENLGRELLELHTLGAGSGYTQADVRATSLVLTGLTIDRNNGRTEFRKNLAEPGPIEVKVLGKAYGGGKRSIEDAHAMLADLAAAPQTAPHICRKLAIHFIADTPPEPLVKAMIDAWTTSDGNLTAVYSAMLHHPAAWENPGEKARQPYDYIVTGLRAAGLAESAFAQPVRPDAENNDDDNAMMAITPEMAERRKKRVEKRMDREDMAENRQEQRERQKIRPLANPLTVGAAKKLGQAVWEPPSPEGTEEDFDAWISTSQLTGRIAWAQNVAAKVGSRSEPLVLARTVLLDAARDDTLDVVAQAPSRQAGLSLLLASPEFNRR encoded by the coding sequence ATGACGTTGTCGAAACCAGCGATGAGCGCCATACGGTTCGGCTACGGCATCCGGCCGGGCGAGCCCGTGCCCGACGGTGCCGATGCCCTGCTCGCGCAGATCGCTAGAGGCCAAAAGGAAACGCTGCGGTTTCCAGAGGAAGGCATCAAGGGCCGCTGGGAAACGATCGGCGACTACCAGGATCAGATGGCCGATATTCCGCGGGATCGTGAAGCCAGGCGCCTCGCCGTCCGCCCGCTCCGCAAGCAGGTCTTCAATCTCTGCGGCCGCGACCAGCATGCCAGGGTCGCCCAATCCGTGTTTTCGCCCAATGGCTTCTACGAGCGGCTCGCCACCTTCTGGTTCGATCATTTCTCGGTCAGTGTGCGCAAGCGCCGGCCGATGTATCTCTACACGTCGCTCTACGAGGCGGAGGCGATACGGCCGCATCTGGCCGGCACCTTCACCGATCTGTTGCGCCATACCATCACCCACCCCGCCATGCTGACCTATCTCGACCAGGTCAAATCCGTCGGCCCGAATTCCCGGCGCGGCCAGAATTCCGAGCGTGGCCTCAACGAAAATCTCGGCCGCGAATTGCTCGAATTGCATACGCTCGGCGCAGGCTCGGGCTATACGCAGGCCGATGTGCGCGCAACGTCCCTGGTACTCACCGGGCTGACCATCGATCGCAACAACGGCCGCACCGAATTTCGCAAGAACCTCGCCGAACCGGGCCCGATCGAGGTCAAGGTCCTCGGCAAGGCCTATGGCGGCGGCAAGCGTTCCATCGAGGATGCCCACGCCATGCTGGCCGATCTCGCCGCGGCGCCCCAGACCGCCCCCCATATCTGTCGCAAGCTTGCGATACACTTCATTGCCGACACGCCGCCGGAGCCTCTGGTCAAAGCAATGATCGATGCCTGGACCACGTCCGACGGCAACCTGACCGCCGTCTACTCCGCCATGCTGCACCATCCCGCCGCCTGGGAAAATCCCGGCGAGAAGGCACGCCAGCCCTACGACTATATCGTCACCGGCCTGCGCGCGGCGGGTCTTGCGGAAAGCGCCTTCGCCCAGCCGGTACGGCCGGACGCCGAAAACAACGACGATGACAATGCGATGATGGCGATCACGCCCGAAATGGCTGAACGCCGCAAGAAACGCGTCGAGAAGCGCATGGACCGCGAAGACATGGCCGAGAACCGCCAGGAGCAACGCGAACGGCAGAAGATCAGGCCGCTGGCCAATCCCCTCACTGTCGGTGCCGCCAAGAAGCTCGGCCAGGCCGTCTGGGAGCCGCCGAGCCCGGAAGGCACCGAGGAGGATTTCGACGCCTGGATATCCACCAGCCAGCTTACCGGCCGGATCGCGTGGGCGCAGAACGTCGCGGCCAAGGTGGGATCCCGTTCCGAACCACTCGTCCTTGCCCGCACGGTCCTGCTCGATGCCGCCCGCGACGACACGCTTGATGTCGTGGCGCAGGCGCCCAGCCGCCAGGCCGGCCTGTCGCTGCTGCTCGCCTCGCCCGAATTCAACCGTCGCTGA
- the uvrB gene encoding excinuclease ABC subunit UvrB gives MAKAPKNAPAGFEEAPQAPFEGAPVSGSVSDWVKQLERDAEQQSRTESMREIRSKAGKHRKAVENSARQHSESQVGDKRSARGGSLGGSNDPRTRAAAGLNPVAGLDISLEDAERLNKESATRNKQRVAANDEASSIDNLASGAVTATVDALAKLIESGNPLFKDGKIWTPHRPARPDKSEGGIAFDLVTDYQPAGDQPTAIKDLTDGLEAGERSQVLLGVTGSGKTFTMAQVIARTGRPAVILAPNKTLAAQLYSEFKNFFPNNAVEYFVSYYDYYQPEAYVPRTDTYIEKESTINEQIDRMRHAATRAILERDDCIIVASVSCIYGIGSVETYTAMTFQISVGDRLDQRQLLADLVAQQYKRREMDFQRGSFRVRGDTIELFPAHLEDAAWRITMFGDEVEAITEFDPLTGKKTGDMKSVKIYANSHYVTPRPALNSAIKSIKEELKFRLEELEKAGRLLEAQRLEQRTRYDLEMLEATGSCQSIENYSRYLTGRKPGEPPPTLFEYIPDNAILFIDESHVSVPQIGGMYRGDFRRKATLAEFGFRLPSCMDNRPLRFEEWDAMRPDTVAVSATPSKWEMEQSGGVFAEQVIRPTGLIDPPVEVRPARSQVDDVLGEIRETALKGYRTLVTVLTKRMAEDLTEYLHEQGVRVRYMHSDIDTLERIEIIRDLRLGAFDVLVGINLLREGLDIPECGFVAILDADKEGFLRSETSLVQTIGRAARNVDGKVILYADNITGSMERAMDETSRRREKQVAYNTANGITPESVKARISDILDSVYERDHVRADISVKGVKGGANELVGGNMQAHLNALEKQMRDTAANLDFEAAARIRDEIKRLKAVELATMDDPLARDEARSLEGRGTRAKESSKSLFAKPSLDDMGPGTDMATPLFRKPTLDDMGRDIAEPAPRGQSLFKKNDLDEMTVRRTEKPLASGPLPEKPVTSGEGSLPKDDGYRPILRAKPGVGSYEDPNDRKRGKGKSGKPGA, from the coding sequence ATGGCAAAAGCACCGAAGAACGCACCAGCCGGCTTCGAAGAAGCTCCCCAAGCCCCATTCGAAGGTGCGCCCGTTTCGGGCAGCGTTTCCGATTGGGTCAAGCAGCTCGAACGCGACGCCGAACAGCAGTCGCGCACGGAGTCGATGCGCGAAATCCGCTCCAAGGCCGGCAAGCATCGCAAGGCGGTGGAAAATTCCGCGCGCCAGCATAGCGAAAGCCAGGTCGGCGACAAGCGCTCCGCCCGTGGCGGCTCGCTCGGCGGCTCCAACGATCCGCGCACCCGCGCCGCCGCCGGCCTCAACCCGGTCGCCGGCCTCGATATTTCGCTTGAAGACGCCGAGCGCCTCAACAAGGAAAGTGCGACCCGCAACAAGCAGCGCGTCGCCGCCAATGACGAGGCATCAAGCATCGACAACCTCGCCTCCGGCGCTGTCACCGCGACGGTCGATGCTCTTGCCAAGCTCATCGAATCCGGCAATCCGCTGTTCAAGGACGGCAAGATCTGGACGCCGCACCGCCCTGCCCGGCCGGACAAGTCGGAAGGCGGCATCGCCTTCGACCTCGTCACCGACTACCAGCCCGCCGGCGACCAGCCGACCGCGATCAAGGATCTCACCGACGGCCTGGAAGCCGGCGAGCGCAGCCAGGTCCTGCTTGGCGTCACCGGCTCCGGCAAGACCTTCACAATGGCGCAGGTCATCGCCCGCACCGGGCGCCCCGCAGTCATCCTCGCGCCCAACAAGACGCTGGCCGCCCAGCTCTATTCCGAATTCAAGAACTTCTTCCCCAACAACGCGGTCGAGTATTTCGTCTCCTACTACGATTATTACCAACCCGAGGCCTATGTGCCGCGCACGGACACCTATATCGAGAAGGAATCGACGATCAACGAGCAGATCGACCGGATGCGCCACGCCGCCACCCGCGCGATCCTCGAACGCGACGATTGCATCATCGTCGCCTCGGTTTCCTGCATCTATGGTATCGGCTCGGTCGAGACCTATACCGCCATGACCTTCCAGATCTCGGTCGGCGACCGGCTCGACCAGCGCCAGTTGCTGGCCGACCTCGTGGCACAGCAATACAAGCGCCGTGAGATGGACTTCCAGCGCGGCTCGTTCCGTGTTCGGGGCGACACGATCGAACTCTTCCCCGCCCACTTGGAAGATGCCGCCTGGCGCATCACCATGTTCGGCGACGAGGTCGAGGCGATTACCGAATTCGATCCGCTGACCGGCAAGAAGACCGGCGACATGAAGTCGGTCAAGATCTATGCGAATTCGCACTATGTGACGCCGCGCCCTGCGCTCAATTCCGCGATCAAATCGATCAAGGAAGAGTTGAAGTTCCGCCTCGAAGAACTTGAAAAGGCTGGACGACTGCTCGAAGCCCAACGCCTCGAACAGCGCACGCGCTACGATCTCGAAATGCTCGAAGCCACGGGCTCTTGCCAGTCGATCGAGAACTATTCTCGCTACCTCACCGGCCGCAAGCCCGGCGAACCGCCACCGACACTGTTCGAATATATCCCCGACAACGCCATCCTCTTCATCGACGAGAGCCATGTCAGCGTGCCGCAGATCGGCGGCATGTATCGCGGCGACTTCAGGCGCAAGGCAACGCTGGCCGAATTCGGCTTCCGCCTGCCCTCCTGCATGGACAACCGCCCGCTGCGCTTCGAGGAATGGGACGCGATGCGCCCCGATACCGTCGCGGTCTCGGCGACCCCCAGCAAATGGGAGATGGAACAGTCCGGCGGCGTCTTCGCCGAACAGGTCATCCGCCCCACCGGCCTCATCGATCCGCCGGTCGAGGTCCGCCCCGCCCGCAGCCAGGTCGACGACGTGCTCGGCGAGATCCGCGAGACCGCGCTCAAGGGTTACCGAACGCTGGTCACCGTGCTCACCAAGCGCATGGCGGAGGATCTCACCGAATACCTGCACGAGCAGGGCGTCCGCGTCCGCTATATGCATTCCGACATCGACACGCTGGAGCGCATCGAGATCATCCGCGATCTGCGCCTCGGCGCCTTCGACGTCCTCGTCGGCATCAACCTTCTGCGCGAAGGTCTCGACATCCCGGAATGCGGCTTCGTCGCCATTCTCGACGCCGACAAGGAAGGTTTTCTCCGCTCCGAGACCTCGCTCGTCCAGACCATCGGCCGCGCCGCGCGCAATGTCGATGGCAAGGTCATCCTCTATGCCGACAACATCACCGGCTCAATGGAGCGCGCGATGGACGAGACCTCGCGCCGCCGCGAAAAGCAGGTTGCCTACAACACCGCCAACGGCATCACGCCGGAAAGCGTCAAGGCCCGCATTTCCGATATCCTCGACAGTGTCTACGAACGCGACCATGTCCGCGCCGACATATCAGTCAAGGGCGTCAAGGGCGGTGCCAACGAGCTTGTCGGCGGCAATATGCAGGCCCATCTCAACGCGCTGGAAAAACAGATGCGCGACACCGCCGCCAACCTCGATTTCGAGGCCGCCGCCCGCATCCGCGACGAAATCAAGCGCCTCAAGGCCGTCGAACTCGCCACCATGGACGATCCGCTGGCACGTGACGAAGCCCGCTCACTTGAAGGCAGGGGCACCAGGGCGAAGGAGAGCAGCAAGTCCCTCTTCGCCAAGCCCTCGCTCGACGACATGGGTCCCGGCACCGATATGGCGACGCCCCTGTTCCGCAAGCCGACGCTTGACGACATGGGTCGGGACATCGCCGAGCCCGCTCCGCGCGGCCAGTCGCTGTTCAAGAAGAACGACCTCGACGAAATGACCGTCCGCCGCACCGAAAAGCCACTCGCCAGCGGCCCGCTACCGGAAAAGCCGGTCACGTCTGGCGAGGGATCATTGCCGAAGGACGACGGCTACCGCCCCATCCTCCGCGCCAAGCCGGGCGTCGGCAGCTACGAGGATCCCAACGACCGCAAACGCGGCAAAGGAAAATCCGGCAAACCAGGGGCGTGA
- a CDS encoding acyl carrier protein: MKAEIETTIREMLAEVKEGLDYNNMSLDREFGEAGLDSLDVASLLLAVQEHYDVNIDDDKVDELDTLAKLIDHIAANKAA; this comes from the coding sequence ATGAAAGCTGAGATCGAAACGACCATTCGCGAAATGCTGGCCGAGGTCAAGGAAGGCCTCGACTACAACAATATGTCGCTCGACCGCGAGTTTGGCGAAGCCGGTCTCGATTCTCTCGATGTTGCCTCGCTTCTGCTGGCCGTCCAGGAACACTATGATGTCAATATCGACGACGACAAGGTCGACGAACTGGACACGCTAGCGAAGCTTATCGACCACATTGCTGCGAACAAGGCTGCCTAA
- a CDS encoding ketoacyl-ACP synthase III, whose product MLGIQAIGTYLPAQRNGNAELAEKFGFAADFLESKIGVFSTSVKEEGDETSDMALKAVRSLQAKLGESFDLASVECLALVTQNPDGYGLPHTSAILHGKLGLSARCFAFDISLGCSGYVAGLAIIKGFMQTAGFKTGLLVTADPYSKVIDREDRNTVLLFGDGATATLISESPVWEIGAFDMGTVGETCEALIVRDNGKLEMNGRAVFDFCATQVPGSVTRTLEANGLGIDDIDLGVLHPGSKYIVDTLAKRTKLKNIARGVETYGNTVSSSVPLLLENVAPDTTKCILISGFGVGLGWATTILRSTL is encoded by the coding sequence ATGCTCGGAATTCAGGCCATAGGCACGTATCTGCCGGCGCAGCGAAACGGCAATGCGGAACTCGCCGAGAAATTCGGCTTCGCCGCCGATTTCCTGGAATCGAAGATCGGTGTCTTCTCGACGAGCGTCAAGGAAGAGGGCGACGAAACCTCCGACATGGCGCTGAAGGCCGTGCGCAGTCTGCAAGCCAAGCTCGGTGAGAGCTTCGATCTCGCCTCCGTCGAATGCCTGGCGCTCGTAACCCAGAACCCTGATGGCTACGGGTTGCCCCATACGTCGGCGATCCTGCATGGCAAGCTCGGCCTTTCGGCGCGCTGCTTCGCCTTCGATATTTCGCTTGGATGCTCCGGCTATGTCGCGGGCCTGGCGATCATCAAGGGCTTCATGCAGACCGCCGGGTTCAAGACCGGCTTGCTGGTCACCGCCGATCCCTATTCGAAGGTGATCGACAGGGAAGACCGCAACACGGTGCTGCTTTTCGGTGATGGCGCGACTGCGACATTGATCAGCGAAAGCCCGGTCTGGGAAATCGGCGCCTTCGACATGGGCACCGTCGGCGAGACCTGCGAGGCTCTCATCGTCCGGGATAACGGAAAGCTGGAAATGAACGGCCGCGCCGTATTCGACTTCTGCGCGACCCAGGTTCCGGGCAGCGTGACGCGCACGCTGGAGGCCAACGGCCTCGGCATCGACGACATCGACCTCGGCGTGCTGCATCCCGGCTCGAAATATATCGTCGATACGCTTGCCAAGCGCACCAAGCTGAAAAACATCGCGCGCGGCGTCGAGACCTATGGCAATACCGTGTCTTCGTCGGTTCCGCTGCTGCTCGAGAATGTGGCGCCGGACACGACGAAGTGCATTCTGATCAGCGGCTTTGGCGTAGGCCTTGGCTGGGCTACAACCATCTTGAGGAGTACATTATGA
- a CDS encoding DUF3137 domain-containing protein, whose product MESMKDPNAYMPGEAAVAEIKRHIDEYNRDRPGVYQSCVNMAWLAMIGYAAAGLFVVYVAYQMDERGKVVGFVLALVGAAGFWLWRLVWQPLRDHQLSLRYRLFPEVFRFIDGCQYSAGMEPGFLDDLKRLKLVTFTSTENDDLISGTHDGMGFELVETKLVTGSGKSREVQFEGLIFHFKLEKEFPGLLVAAKRSSWWQRSIKEMWRTGPIDELLSGNRQLDETHDFRSNNHRDARALIAGPITSVLTWLGNEWHGGEVSIALSHGDGYLMLPSKQNFFALPDMQHNVHYESDVKPLVREMVMLLAVAHVVRRVG is encoded by the coding sequence ATGGAGAGTATGAAAGATCCCAACGCCTATATGCCGGGTGAGGCTGCCGTCGCGGAGATCAAGCGGCATATCGACGAATACAATCGTGACCGGCCCGGTGTCTACCAGAGCTGTGTCAATATGGCCTGGCTGGCGATGATCGGCTATGCCGCCGCTGGTCTTTTCGTGGTCTATGTCGCCTACCAGATGGACGAGCGCGGCAAGGTCGTCGGTTTCGTGCTGGCCCTTGTCGGTGCGGCAGGGTTCTGGCTATGGCGCCTGGTGTGGCAGCCGCTTAGGGATCACCAGCTTTCCCTTCGCTACCGGCTTTTTCCCGAGGTGTTCAGGTTCATCGATGGCTGCCAATACAGCGCAGGCATGGAACCCGGTTTTCTCGATGATCTCAAGCGGTTGAAGCTTGTTACGTTCACATCGACCGAGAATGACGACCTTATATCCGGCACGCATGACGGCATGGGTTTCGAGCTTGTCGAGACCAAGCTGGTGACCGGCAGCGGCAAGAGCCGTGAGGTCCAGTTCGAGGGGCTGATTTTCCATTTCAAGCTGGAGAAGGAATTTCCGGGCTTGCTGGTCGCCGCCAAGCGTAGCAGCTGGTGGCAGCGGTCGATAAAGGAAATGTGGCGCACCGGCCCGATCGACGAATTGCTTTCGGGCAATCGCCAGCTTGACGAGACGCATGATTTCCGCAGCAACAACCATCGTGACGCACGCGCACTGATCGCCGGCCCGATCACCTCGGTGCTGACCTGGCTGGGCAATGAATGGCATGGCGGCGAGGTGAGCATCGCGCTGTCCCATGGCGACGGCTACCTGATGCTGCCGTCGAAGCAGAATTTCTTCGCATTGCCTGATATGCAGCACAATGTGCATTACGAGAGCGACGTGAAGCCACTGGTCCGCGAAATGGTGATGCTGCTCGCAGTGGCGCATGTGGTGCGGCGGGTAGGCTGA
- a CDS encoding DUF1501 domain-containing protein gives MNEFLLSRRTFLASACCVAASPLVTPVTFAAVPGDKRFVTIVLRGALDSLYLLQPYADPMLKSYRPELALDPSSGLIDLDGQFGLHGEAAELLPLWKSGELGFVNAVSTPYRDQRSHFDGQDVLETGGQDVSDVNTGWLNRALATIPRSESRKAIDVNTSAELILSGPNPVDTWSTQSDLAIEPDELDFFRRLYGNDPAFSKVFAEAMNTDEDSDGIFGTNARAANPAGIAKLTAGMLKGDYRLASFSIGGWDTHIGQKNIFRKPLKGLVAALTTLKTELGPDIWSKTAVLAMTEFGRTVRQNGSKGTDHGTGGLAIIAGGAVRGGKIYGKWPGLREDQLFEGRDLMPTADVREIAASLLHSQFDVSAGDLTSKVFPGLSLDLKSQGFLRG, from the coding sequence ATGAACGAATTTCTCCTCAGCCGGCGCACATTCCTCGCTTCCGCATGCTGCGTTGCCGCCTCGCCGCTGGTCACACCGGTCACCTTTGCGGCAGTGCCCGGCGACAAGCGCTTCGTCACCATCGTGCTGCGCGGCGCGCTCGACAGCCTCTACCTGCTGCAGCCCTACGCCGATCCGATGCTGAAATCGTATCGCCCCGAACTGGCGCTCGATCCGTCGTCAGGCCTGATCGATCTCGATGGCCAGTTCGGCCTGCATGGCGAGGCGGCGGAATTGTTGCCGCTGTGGAAGAGCGGCGAACTCGGCTTCGTCAATGCCGTCTCGACCCCCTATCGCGACCAGCGCAGCCATTTCGATGGCCAGGATGTTTTGGAGACCGGCGGCCAGGATGTCTCCGACGTCAATACCGGCTGGCTCAATCGCGCACTGGCAACCATCCCGCGTTCCGAAAGCCGCAAGGCGATCGATGTCAACACCTCGGCCGAACTCATTCTCAGCGGCCCGAACCCGGTCGATACCTGGTCCACCCAGTCCGATCTCGCGATCGAACCCGACGAACTGGATTTCTTCAGGCGCCTCTATGGCAATGATCCGGCCTTCTCGAAGGTCTTCGCCGAGGCCATGAACACCGACGAGGATTCCGACGGCATATTCGGCACCAATGCCCGCGCCGCCAATCCGGCCGGGATCGCGAAACTCACCGCCGGCATGCTGAAAGGCGATTATCGCCTCGCGAGTTTCTCGATTGGCGGCTGGGACACCCATATCGGCCAGAAGAACATCTTCCGCAAGCCGCTCAAGGGGCTGGTCGCCGCACTGACGACGTTGAAGACGGAGCTTGGCCCGGATATCTGGAGCAAGACCGCCGTGCTCGCCATGACCGAATTCGGCCGCACCGTGCGCCAGAACGGCTCCAAGGGCACCGATCACGGCACCGGCGGGCTGGCGATCATAGCCGGCGGCGCGGTGCGCGGCGGCAAGATATACGGCAAGTGGCCGGGGCTGCGCGAGGATCAGTTGTTCGAAGGCCGCGACCTGATGCCGACAGCCGATGTGCGCGAGATCGCAGCATCGCTGCTTCACAGCCAGTTCGACGTCTCGGCCGGTGACCTGACCTCGAAAGTCTTCCCCGGCCTATCTCTCGATTTGAAATCGCAGGGCTTTCTGCGCGGTTAG